Proteins found in one Sporosarcina sp. FSL K6-3457 genomic segment:
- a CDS encoding HXXEE domain-containing protein, whose translation MFLNWLDAHISIESLSWLFLAVFMIHDLEEIIWIEPWFKKNYTKVSHMVPSTVQPMLKSMTSITSSQFAVAVGIEFILFIPITFLAAEYHQFLIFIGVNSILFLHVFTHVGQSLSIKMITPGVITAIFIVLPYSVYLFYRLLNEGLIDWNLILLSIPIGLLIIPVVLVGHFIGKRIV comes from the coding sequence ATGTTTTTAAACTGGTTAGACGCACATATCAGCATTGAATCGTTATCTTGGTTATTTTTGGCCGTGTTTATGATACATGATCTTGAAGAAATTATTTGGATCGAACCTTGGTTTAAGAAAAATTATACAAAGGTTTCTCACATGGTTCCAAGTACTGTTCAACCAATGCTTAAGTCGATGACTAGTATTACATCTTCTCAATTTGCCGTAGCCGTAGGAATAGAATTCATTTTATTTATCCCTATTACCTTTTTGGCAGCAGAATATCATCAGTTTCTTATCTTTATTGGTGTTAACAGCATCCTTTTTCTGCATGTGTTTACGCATGTTGGGCAGTCCCTATCTATTAAGATGATTACTCCAGGAGTCATCACAGCAATTTTTATCGTATTACCCTACTCAGTCTATTTATTTTATAGGTTGCTTAATGAAGGTTTGATTGATTGGAACCTCATCTTACTAAGCATCCCTATTGGACTCCTTATAATTCCCGTAGTTTTGGTTGGCCATTTTATTGGAAAAAGGATTGTTTAG